In the Aneurinibacillus soli genome, one interval contains:
- a CDS encoding helix-turn-helix domain-containing protein produces the protein MKKYTGFGQHLIKLRKEQGKVQKDVARAISVHRAAYASYELGRREPCMDTIVKLARYFEVSCDYLLLGESITNNREDISVVQKNIPANEPVLEVTIRLKGETKALGQEELKNILNLAEIFKVLHYQKDLDRE, from the coding sequence ATGAAAAAATATACAGGGTTTGGCCAACACCTAATAAAACTAAGGAAGGAACAGGGAAAAGTACAGAAAGATGTTGCACGAGCTATCAGTGTGCATCGAGCGGCCTATGCCAGTTATGAACTCGGCAGAAGGGAGCCGTGTATGGATACAATCGTAAAGCTTGCGAGATATTTCGAAGTGTCATGTGACTACCTGCTTCTTGGCGAAAGCATCACGAACAATCGGGAGGATATTTCCGTTGTACAAAAAAATATTCCCGCAAATGAGCCAGTGTTGGAAGTTACTATTCGTTTGAAAGGAGAAACAAAAGCGCTTGGACAGGAAGAGTTAAAAAATATCCTAAATTTGGCTGAGATTTTTAAAGTTCTTCACTATCAGAAGGATTTGGATAGAGAATGA
- a CDS encoding DUF1788 domain-containing protein, whose product MLKIEARLNCLYNFIQSPEFLQKQGLANEVPYSIFDYAPEDECIVREFIQQTLVRMPVKITEVNLYHFLLSLFEEDGIESLLDYEVEEGTDSLFQDVIEPTIEEGEWVYQLEQQIQDAQVLFLTGVGSVYPMMRAHDVLNKLFSCQMDIPLILFYPGTYSGQDLRLFNRFSSNNYYRAFHIT is encoded by the coding sequence ATGCTAAAAATTGAAGCGCGGTTAAACTGCTTATACAATTTTATTCAAAGCCCTGAGTTTTTGCAGAAACAAGGGTTAGCGAACGAAGTGCCATATTCAATTTTTGATTATGCGCCAGAAGATGAATGTATTGTCCGTGAGTTTATCCAGCAAACTCTTGTGCGAATGCCTGTCAAAATTACTGAAGTTAACTTATATCACTTTTTATTGAGTTTGTTTGAAGAAGACGGGATAGAAAGTCTGTTGGATTATGAAGTCGAAGAAGGAACAGATTCTTTATTTCAGGATGTAATTGAGCCGACGATTGAAGAAGGGGAGTGGGTGTATCAGCTAGAACAGCAAATCCAAGATGCGCAAGTTCTGTTTTTGACTGGAGTCGGAAGTGTGTATCCGATGATGAGAGCGCATGATGTGCTGAATAAGCTGTTTTCGTGTCAAATGGACATACCACTTATTTTATTTTATCCGGGTACATACAGTGGCCAGGATTTACGGTTGTTCAATCGTTTTTCTAGTAATAATTATTACCGAGCGTTTCACATTACATAA
- a CDS encoding DUF1819 family protein yields MQNDYSAFTSERVFRNEMRIVIPFLQQGLSKEEIRSHIVEQNLFHMRSQRAITKTLAMVQRRIACLDETLQQMFLHGSRNDSLAILLYAFLTVYRLPREFFLEVVYYNWKHRKKNRVTFGDILTFFEQKAEQSPVVSGWSTETKRKLRQIMLNLLIECGLLEKEGNEWRVMPLAISESLRTYVSQHSTYQVLLTYVLYQ; encoded by the coding sequence ATGCAAAACGACTATTCCGCCTTTACTTCGGAACGTGTATTTAGGAATGAGATGCGCATTGTTATTCCGTTTCTTCAACAAGGGCTAAGTAAAGAAGAAATTCGTTCTCATATTGTTGAACAAAATTTGTTTCATATGCGAAGCCAACGAGCAATCACAAAGACGTTGGCTATGGTTCAAAGAAGAATTGCCTGCTTGGATGAAACGCTTCAACAGATGTTTTTACATGGCTCACGGAACGATAGCCTGGCGATTTTACTTTATGCATTTTTAACCGTATACCGGTTGCCGCGTGAGTTTTTTTTGGAAGTCGTCTATTACAATTGGAAACATCGTAAAAAGAACAGGGTAACTTTCGGGGATATTCTGACCTTTTTCGAGCAAAAAGCTGAGCAAAGCCCTGTGGTATCAGGCTGGTCAACAGAAACGAAGCGAAAACTTCGTCAAATCATGCTCAATCTTTTAATTGAATGCGGGTTGCTGGAGAAAGAAGGTAATGAATGGCGTGTTATGCCACTGGCAATTAGCGAGTCTCTGCGCACATATGTATCCCAGCATTCAACATACCAGGTGCTATTAACTTATGTCTTATACCAATAA
- a CDS encoding competence protein CoiA family protein — MFSAVTKEGHSVNCIHNSEDWLRQLTNVEKRVICPECKEQMVFRAGRLRRAHFAHQPKVVCTYPYYEPETKEHLEGKLLLYNKLRGLFPKSQVEIEHRIEETNQRSDVIVIHPDGEKWAFEFQCYKISGEAWLQRHRLYKKAGIKDFWVLGDSIHRYGKTDHEEDKEKHRLVELEQVIYKHTAHLHYINTEQKIFRYIKNGDLDTTLLYYPTELIIPLQNVTINKQRWWSREIELLYIKEEAERKRKEEEKRQEQERKQTEIEQARQRYKAIVQERRQLTKSMTEKEKMLFLQLCQKHQFTSQNFPGLFHAQTNYSELIATPVQLWKLWIYNEFIYQKRGRKLWMPEVTKRFLRLKDKGMMRLGKYSKDPHFSFAFYSFVHNLEQIHMLARIDTRGKYYFVVVDELPIYHEEKQNAIITMGIEETLPYELYRNDSQIPQFYSDFLQAIGRTYEEAEITDEKKHFAVKAHSSNVFPAYQHSMTATAVKTCSRIKVSENEKRNIHEEISGLSDMEKQAVKHYLKQGTESAKEITENLISEHGASSARYEHTGKYRLYPFVCQYLDFLVGCGLVTYKGNEKGERFYRWVVYG; from the coding sequence ATGTTTTCGGCTGTCACAAAAGAGGGGCACTCGGTCAATTGTATACATAATAGCGAGGACTGGCTTCGACAATTGACCAATGTAGAGAAACGGGTTATCTGTCCGGAATGTAAGGAACAGATGGTTTTTCGAGCAGGACGTTTACGCCGCGCACATTTTGCTCACCAGCCCAAAGTAGTGTGTACGTATCCTTATTATGAACCGGAAACAAAAGAACACCTAGAGGGCAAGTTGTTATTATATAACAAGCTTAGAGGTTTGTTTCCGAAGTCACAGGTAGAAATAGAGCATCGTATTGAAGAAACGAATCAACGATCAGACGTAATCGTTATTCACCCGGATGGAGAAAAGTGGGCGTTTGAATTCCAATGTTATAAAATCTCAGGAGAAGCATGGCTCCAACGCCATCGACTATATAAAAAGGCCGGAATTAAAGACTTTTGGGTACTTGGGGATTCCATACATCGTTATGGGAAGACAGATCATGAAGAGGATAAAGAAAAGCATCGTTTGGTGGAATTAGAGCAAGTTATATATAAGCATACTGCACATCTTCATTATATAAATACAGAACAAAAAATTTTCCGTTATATAAAAAATGGAGATTTGGATACCACACTTCTTTACTACCCAACAGAACTTATTATTCCGCTTCAAAACGTAACGATTAACAAACAGCGATGGTGGTCAAGAGAAATTGAGCTTTTATATATAAAAGAAGAAGCAGAGCGAAAAAGAAAAGAGGAAGAGAAAAGACAAGAGCAGGAAAGAAAACAAACCGAGATTGAGCAAGCTAGACAAAGATACAAAGCGATTGTGCAGGAACGAAGACAGTTAACAAAAAGTATGACAGAAAAAGAAAAGATGCTCTTTCTTCAATTATGCCAAAAACATCAATTCACTTCTCAGAACTTTCCGGGTCTTTTCCATGCCCAAACCAATTATTCTGAATTGATTGCTACACCAGTTCAGTTATGGAAGTTATGGATATATAATGAATTTATTTATCAGAAAAGAGGACGGAAGCTTTGGATGCCGGAGGTTACAAAGCGATTTTTAAGACTAAAAGATAAAGGGATGATGCGATTAGGTAAATATAGTAAAGATCCTCACTTTTCTTTTGCTTTTTATTCGTTCGTACATAATCTCGAACAAATACATATGCTGGCGAGGATAGACACGCGGGGAAAATATTACTTTGTTGTAGTAGATGAATTGCCCATTTACCATGAGGAGAAGCAAAATGCCATCATTACGATGGGGATAGAAGAAACACTACCTTATGAACTTTATAGAAATGATTCACAGATACCTCAATTCTACTCTGACTTTTTGCAGGCAATAGGAAGAACTTATGAAGAAGCAGAGATAACAGATGAGAAAAAGCATTTTGCCGTAAAAGCCCATTCAAGCAACGTTTTTCCTGCCTATCAACATAGTATGACAGCCACAGCAGTAAAGACCTGCTCTCGGATTAAAGTGAGTGAGAATGAAAAAAGAAATATCCACGAAGAAATAAGCGGTCTATCAGACATGGAAAAGCAAGCTGTTAAACATTATTTAAAACAGGGAACTGAAAGTGCAAAAGAAATTACAGAAAATCTTATTTCTGAACATGGAGCGAGTTCAGCAAGATACGAACATACAGGAAAGTACAGACTATACCCCTTTGTTTGTCAGTATCTTGATTTCCTTGTGGGTTGCGGGCTTGTCACTTATAAAGGAAACGAGAAGGGCGAACGGTTTTATAGATGGGTTGTATATGGATAA